The window TCACCGCCTCGATCGGGATCCCGCTCCACATGGAAGCCGCGAGCTTCGCCTGGGCGTACGTCCTCGCCGCCCTGTTCGGGTTCGTCTTCGCGCTCTACCCCGCCGTCAAAGCGAGCCGGCTGTCGCCGATGGAGGCGCTGCGCTATGAGTGAGGCTCTGCTCGGGCTCGACGCGCCGGCGGCCGAAATCCCGGACCTTCCGGATCCCGGCCGCCGCCGGTTCACGTTCTCGGCCCGGGTCGGACTGGTGCTTTCGGTCGTGACCGGCGGCCTCGTGGAGCTCTGGGCGCACAAACTGCGTTCGATCCTGACCCTCACGCTCCTGACGCTGGGCGTCTTCGCGCTCGTCGTGATGACGTCCGTGCTCGACGGCGTCCTCGACAAGATCGCGACGGGATTCGCCGGGCTGTCGTGGGACGGAACCGTGATGGTGATCCCGAAGTCGCCGGAAACGACCGAGGATCAGAAACGCTTCGCGATGAGCCCCGGACTGCGGGTCGAGGACCTTCCCCGCGTCACCGCGGCGGACCCGAAAGTCGTCGGGTTCCTGCCGCGCGCCTACAAGCGCTCGGCCACGCGCGTCGCCGGGGGAACCGAACGCATCTTCGTGACCGGAGTGACGCCCGACTACGCGACGCTGATGAACCGCCCCATCGGGTTCGGCCGCGGGCTCACCCCGGACGACGAGCGCCGGCGGAGCACCGTCGCGGTCGTCGGCGCGACGCTCGCGTCGAAGCTCTTCGGCGGATCCGATCCGGTCGGCCGCGACATGGTCGTCGAAGGCGTGCCGTTCCGGATCGTCGGAGTGCAGGCGCCGGGGCAGTTGTTCTCGGACGAGAACTACATGGACGCCAACGGGATCCATGTCCCGCTCGCGACCTACATGGATCGGATCGATCCCGATCACCAGCTCGCCCAGATCGCCGTGAAGCTCCGCGCCAAGAGCGACATGGGGGCGGTTTCGGCGATGATGCTCGGAAGGGTGCGGCAGGCCCATCACGGGATCGAGGACGTGGAGATCCGCGACCTCGACGCCGACCTCGCCCGCAGCTGGCAGAACTTCCTGAACCAGATGCGCGGCTGGCGCATCGTCCTGACGAGCCTCGCGGGGACGGTCCTCCTCGTCGGAGGCGTCGGCGTCCTTTCGGTCATGCTGATCTCCTTCTCCGACCGGCGCTACGAGATCGGGCTCCGGAAATCGCTGGGGGCTTCCGACGGCGAGATCCTCGTCCAGTTCCTGCTCGAGGCGGTCGTCCTCGCGTCGCTCGGAGCGCTCGCCGGGACGGTCGGCGGAGCCGTTCTCTGCCGCGCGCTGTCGGACAAGTTCCCCTACGGGCTGGTCGTCAACCCGCTCGGGCTCGTGGTGGCCTGGGGTGTCGCGCTCACGCTGGCGATCGTGTTCGGGATGTACCCGGCCGTGAGAGCTTCCCGGCTGTCGCCGATGGAAGCCATGCGGTAAGAGGCAGGCGGTCGAGCGCCCGGCCGGGCCTCAGAGTTCGAGTACACCCATCCGAATGACAGCTGGCGCAATTCTTGCAATAATTCCACCTCGCCCTTTTTTGAAAGGAGAGGCTATGAAGAAGATCCTCGGGGTTCTGGTTTCGGTGCTGGTCGGCGCCGCGATGGCGTCGGGAGCCGAGCAGACGTGGCACGGGAAGATCAGCGACAGCATGTGCGGCGCCTCGCACAAATCCGCGATCGAGCATTCGGGAAAGAAGCTGACCGACCGTGAATGCACCCAGGCGTGCATCAAGGACGGCGCCAAGTACGTGTTCGTCAGCGGCGGCAAGGTCTACAACATCGAGAATCAGGACTATGCCGGTCTCGCCGAGCATGCGGGGCACAGCGTGACGCTCAAGGGCGAGATGACGGGAGACACGATCAAGGTCGCCAGCATCAGCATGGGCAAGGCCGGGCACAAGAAGACGATGACGAAGGAAAAGCCCGCCTCGACCTCCTAGGACCGGGAAATGGGCGGACGGGAGCGGCGGCAGCGCCGCCCCGTCCGTCGATCCACCTACTGCCGGGCCAGCCTCTCCAGGGTGGCGCGCGCGGCCTGCCGCTGCGCCTCCTTCTTCGAGGGCCCTCTCCCCTGCGCGAAGGCCACGCCGTTCCAGAGGACCTCGATCAGGAACGTCTTCTCGTGATCGGGGCCGATCTCCTCGAGCACCCGATATTCCGGCAGCGGCAACCCGAGCCGCTGGGCCGTTTCCTGGAGAGTCGTCTTGTAGTCGTGGAACGACAGGTCGCCGAGGTCGATCCCGGAGATGTCCGTCTCGAACATCCGGGAGATGAACGGGGCGACCGCGGGAAGGCTCCCATCGAGGTAGATCGACGCGATGACGGCTTCGAGCGCGTCGGCGAGGAGCGAGTCCTTGTTGGCCCCCCCGGACCTCGCCTCCCCCGAGCCCAGGCGCAGGAACGCCCCGATCCCGAGCTCCCGCGCCTTCTGGGAAAGCGTCGTCGCGGAAACGAGATGCGCCTTGATCTTCGAGAGCGACCCCTCCTGCAGCGCGGGAAATCCCTTGAAGATCAGCTCGCCGATCACGAATCCGAGGACGGCGTCGCCGAGGAATTCGAGAGTCTCGTTGTGCTGGACGCGCGGCATGCGGTTCTCGTTCGAATACGACTTGTGCGTGAGCGCGCGGACGAGGAGCGCGGGGTCGCGGAACGTGTAGCCGAGCTTCTTCTCGAGGACGCTCCACGGTGGCCGGACGGCCGCGGTGCTCACGCGAACGCCCCGCGCGCCGCGGCGAGCGGCGGGACGGGGCGGGCGGCGGGACCGCTCGCGACGAGAACCGGCATGCCTTCGTGGCCGAGTCCGGCGGGGCGGATTCGCCGCCCGGTCTCGATTCCCTCCGCGACCGCGCGGCGGCCGATCCCGCGGGCGAGCGTGACGGCCGGCCCGCCGGCGCCCTCGCCATCGAGATCGCGGACGAACGCGCGATCGATCTTCCTCGCCGGCGGATACGCCCGACGGCAGGCGACAGAAGGATAACCCGTTCCCGGGCCCGCGGCCGGGTCGCGGCCCGGCCGAGAGGCCGGAACCGGCGGGAAAGTCCCCGGGGTCCGCCGCGGGCTCACGCCGGACGGCGGGCGAACAACGCGTCGAAATTCGACGTCGTCGCCGCTTCCACCTCCTCGAAGGAGACTTCCTTGACCGCCGCGAGCCGCCGCGCCGTGTCGACGACGTAAGCGGGCTCGCAACGCTTCCCCCGGTGCGGTTCGGGAGCGAGGAACGGCGCGTCCGTTTCGACCAGCATCGCGGCCAGGGGCAGACCTCGGGCCGCCGCCCGGATGTTTTCCGCCCCCTTGAACGTGAGCATTCCGGAAAACGAGATCCGGTACCCGAGCGCGATCGCGCGGGACCCGTAGGCCGCGTCCTCCGTGAAGGAATGGAAGACGCCGGGATCGGCGCGGCGCGGCTCCGCGGCGAGGATGTCGAGCATCTCCGCGCCGCTCTCGCGGTTGTGGAGCAGCGCGGGGAGTCCGCGCTCCCGGGCGAAGGCGAGCTGGGACCGGAGCGCGCGCCGCTGGACGTCGCGCGGCGAATGGTCGTAATGGAAATCGAGACCGATCTCCCCGACGGCGACCGCCTTCGGAGAACGGAGGAGCGTCTCGAAGATCGGGAGAACCCGGTCTTCGTCGAAGTCCTTCGCCTCGTGGGGGTGGATCCCGACGGCCGCGAAGACGCCTTCGTGGGCTTCCGCCACGTCCACCGCGGCGCGCGAATCCTCCACCGTCGTTCCCGGCACCAGGATCTTTCCGACACCGGCGTCGCGCGCGCGGCCGATCGCCTCCCGCCGCTCTCCTTCCGGGAGCATCTGCAGATGGCCGTGGGAATCGCAGATCATTTCACTTTCGTCCCGGGCGGGACCTCCGCCTCCGGGACGAGCACGACCGGCTCTCCCGAATCCGGCAGCGAAGCGGCGAGGACCATCCCGTTCGACTCGAGGCCCATGAGCTTCGCCGGCTGGAGATTCGCGACGATCACGACCGTCTTCCCGACCAGGTTCTCGGCGGCATACCGCGTCGCGATGCCGGCGACGACCTGGCGCCGCTCCGTGCCGAGATCGACCTCCAGGCGCATGAGCTTCTTCGATTTCGGAACCGGCTCGGCGGCGACGATCTTCGCGGTGCGGAGCTCGATCTTCTGGAACTCCTCGATCGTGATCTTCGGGCCGCCGGGAGGGGCGGAGGCTTCGCTCATGGGAACCTCGCTCGGAAAGAATCTCTTCGGATCGACGCGCGGGAAGAGCGGCTCGGCCGCGGAAAGCGGGC is drawn from Thermoanaerobaculia bacterium and contains these coding sequences:
- a CDS encoding ABC transporter permease → MSEALLGLDAPAAEIPDLPDPGRRRFTFSARVGLVLSVVTGGLVELWAHKLRSILTLTLLTLGVFALVVMTSVLDGVLDKIATGFAGLSWDGTVMVIPKSPETTEDQKRFAMSPGLRVEDLPRVTAADPKVVGFLPRAYKRSATRVAGGTERIFVTGVTPDYATLMNRPIGFGRGLTPDDERRRSTVAVVGATLASKLFGGSDPVGRDMVVEGVPFRIVGVQAPGQLFSDENYMDANGIHVPLATYMDRIDPDHQLAQIAVKLRAKSDMGAVSAMMLGRVRQAHHGIEDVEIRDLDADLARSWQNFLNQMRGWRIVLTSLAGTVLLVGGVGVLSVMLISFSDRRYEIGLRKSLGASDGEILVQFLLEAVVLASLGALAGTVGGAVLCRALSDKFPYGLVVNPLGLVVAWGVALTLAIVFGMYPAVRASRLSPMEAMR
- a CDS encoding TatD family hydrolase, yielding MICDSHGHLQMLPEGERREAIGRARDAGVGKILVPGTTVEDSRAAVDVAEAHEGVFAAVGIHPHEAKDFDEDRVLPIFETLLRSPKAVAVGEIGLDFHYDHSPRDVQRRALRSQLAFARERGLPALLHNRESGAEMLDILAAEPRRADPGVFHSFTEDAAYGSRAIALGYRISFSGMLTFKGAENIRAAARGLPLAAMLVETDAPFLAPEPHRGKRCEPAYVVDTARRLAAVKEVSFEEVEAATTSNFDALFARRPA
- the rnc gene encoding ribonuclease III, yielding MSTAAVRPPWSVLEKKLGYTFRDPALLVRALTHKSYSNENRMPRVQHNETLEFLGDAVLGFVIGELIFKGFPALQEGSLSKIKAHLVSATTLSQKARELGIGAFLRLGSGEARSGGANKDSLLADALEAVIASIYLDGSLPAVAPFISRMFETDISGIDLGDLSFHDYKTTLQETAQRLGLPLPEYRVLEEIGPDHEKTFLIEVLWNGVAFAQGRGPSKKEAQRQAARATLERLARQ